The Rheinheimera mangrovi genome contains the following window.
GTCGATGCAGCCGAGAATGGATGCGGATGTGGTGCTCAAAGCGTTACTAATGGCGATCTGGCGCAGAAAACCCAAGCAGGAAGTCCTTGTTCATTCCGACCAAGGCAGCCAGTTTACTGGCTACGAATGGCAAGGCTTTTTAAAAGAACACAACCTCAAAGCCAGTATGAGTCGTCGCGGTAATTGCCATGACAATGCGTGTGCAGAAAGCTTTTTCCAGTTGTTAAAGCGAGAGCGGGTCAGGCGAAAAGTGTATGTAACCAGAGAAGAAGCGAAGTCGGATATCTTTAATTACATCGAAATGTTCTATAACATCAAACGCAAACATGGGTACAGTGGTGATCTGCCTCCTGCTGTATTTGAAAAGCAGTACTTTATGAGGCAACAAACTGTCTAAGAAAGTCTGGTCGATTCATGGTGAACGCTACAACATTGGCTACGAAGTAATTGCGGGTATTAATTGGGTTGATATTTCAGCAACCGCAAAAGCTGATGAAGTGAATCCATCTGTGAGTCATTACTTTGCAAGAACTCTTGGTGAACAACTGCGCAAAGTAGAGACAGAGAAATCTGACACAAGAGTATCGCATAGCGCCAATGATGGTCATTATTTGGGTAAAAAATATGCTTGGCGTATTTACGGTATGTCTGTAGCTCGTGATACTTTTGATGATTATCTTGAAGCAATAAAACACCCTAAAGTTAATTGCTTCACTGAAGGATCTCCGTCAATAGCATACAAAGATGTAGGTATCGATGTTGCTATGGATAATTTAATTAAATCCTGCGTTAAAGTTGGCAAGGCAGGGAACAGATTTTCATCTCATTTGCTGCCAGCTAAGAAGTGGTTCCAAGTTAAAGGGTTAACTGCAATTACGGATAAAAAGTGATACTTAACAATCCGCGTCATTCGGGGCCTGCGGCCCCTGCGACGCTCACAAGTTCGCGCGCATGCGCGGGGCGTTAATGTCCGCTATTCGCTCATAGCTGAAGATTAATAAACTGGATGACTGCTGAAACTGGTGGTTACGTGAAAGTGCAACGGGGTGGTAAGCAGCCAGTGATCGTGGTGGTAGATTGTAGTTACATGTTACACACAAGTTTACGAAAAAAATTCCGGCATCAGGAAGGTGTTTGCAAGGACGGACAGAAAAACAGATAGCAGAACTTAAGTTTGAGTTCAGTATCAGCTGCTAGCTTTAAAGCATATTGTGGCATGTAGTCGCAATTAACGTCTTTAACAAGGAAATTGAAATGATGCCCACACCAACTATTTTTTCAGGTCCGCTTGTTGTCGCTTTATGTCTGGCCGCCCTGGCCGCAGCAACTCCTTCGCTGGCTCAGACGCAGGCCAGCTGCAGTGCGTTGAAAGGTTGTGAACAGAAATTCTGTGAAATGGAAGTTCAACTCACTATGGCAAAACAAACTGGCGACACCAATAAGCTTGCCGGTTTACAAATGGCGCTGGATAACGCCAGAACAAATTGCAGTGACAATAGATTAAAAGAGGGATTGACGGAGAAACTGGCTGACGCCAATAAAAAGTTGGTGCGGTATCAGGCTGATTTACAGCAGGCAGAGCTGGACGGTAAAAAAGACAAAGTAGTGAAATACCGGCAAAAGCTGGAGGAGACCAGCAGTGAGATCAACAGATTAAAAGCTCAGCTGAGCCAGATAGAACAACTGCCTCAGT
Protein-coding sequences here:
- a CDS encoding DUF1090 domain-containing protein, translating into MMPTPTIFSGPLVVALCLAALAAATPSLAQTQASCSALKGCEQKFCEMEVQLTMAKQTGDTNKLAGLQMALDNARTNCSDNRLKEGLTEKLADANKKLVRYQADLQQAELDGKKDKVVKYRQKLEETSSEINRLKAQLSQIEQLPQ